One window from the genome of Malus domestica chromosome 01, GDT2T_hap1 encodes:
- the LOC114826447 gene encoding uncharacterized protein, with amino-acid sequence MTGTLSSGASTTMSSSSQSENVLKRSSEDVGWEYGILANPTNSDKVKCKLCDKIISGGVHRLKQHVANIRGNVAACTKSSDEDKAKCRAVLEEAKNKKKQKDKHIVEVREEVQLQQIQEEEDIEVIGLRKRPRTLGPMDKFASSINLDSSNEGSKKTRQQNIYDAIWKERTHQVDQYLARWVYEAGIPFHAIDNDSFKCVMEAIGQFGPGYLPPSQYELKEPLLKEEVERVRKSLKKHEEEWALNGCSIMTDAWSDQKRRSIMNLCVNCKEGTIFLSSKECSSEAHTGEYIFEYVDKCVEEIGPPNVIQVVTDNASNNMAAANMMKKKRPNMFWTSCATHTLNLMLQGIGNLPRFKGVIDKAKAFTIFIYAHHKTLALMRKHTKKRDIIRPGVTRFATSFLTLQSLMDKKKDLKVMVASEEWEQCKHVKTTKGKVAYATVLSSHFWSGVLLCLKVFEPLFKVLRIVDGDKKPSMGFLYGELQKAKMEIKETFKNNEANYQPILQIIDEKARERLDSPLHLAGYLLNPYYFFKNQSIQHDPIVMEGIFTCVEKFFPDNYEVQNQVINVEMHKYRVKEGGFGRHLAELGCAENDENYNPVAWWYNYGNGVPNLQRMAIKILSLTTSSSGCERNWSSFEGIHTKKRNRLDTTRLNNLVYVQFNARIMNKKKREKEKKVDILLASEASMAQGWIVEGGDEELELGLGIGETSEVGSSLEPRGSSKNIEVRELHEEDFISDEDTEEEGDDEEIEFESDTERVFEGYGEEEFNA; translated from the exons ATGACTGGTACTTTATCTTCTGGAGCATCTACTACAATGTCATCCTCCTCCCAATCTGAAAATGTGTTGAAGCGTAGCTCGGAAGATGTGGGATGGGAATATGGGATCTTGGCAAATCCTACAAACTCAGATAAGGTGAAATGTAAGTTGTGTGACAAAATCATTAGTGGTGGAGTACATAGATTAAAACAACATGTAGCCAACATAAGGGGAAATGTAGCGGCATGCACAaagtcttcggatgaagataaAGCCAAATGTCGAGCCGTATTAGAAGAAgcaaaaaataagaagaaacaaaaggaTAAGCACATTGTGGAAGTGAGGGAAGAggtgcaacttcaacaaattcaagaagaagaagacattgaagTGATTGGGTTAAGGAAAAGGCCTCGCACTCTTGGACCTATGGATAAGTTTGCATCCTCCATCAATCTCGATTCTTCAAATGAGGGAAGTAAGAAGACTCGACAACAAAACATCtatgatgcaatttggaaagaaagaacACATCAAGTGGATCAATATCTGGCTCGATGGGTGTATGAAGCCGGTATTCCTTTCCATGCTATTGATAATGATAGCTTCAAGTGTGTGATGGAAGCGATTGGTCAATTTGGCCCGGGTTACCTACCTCCAAGCCAATATGAATTAAAGGAGCCATTATTGAAAGAAGAGGTAGAAAGAGTAAGAAAGTCACTCAAGAAACATGAAGAAGAGTGGGCTTTGAATGGTTGCTCAATCATGACCGATGCTTGGAGTGaccaaaaaagaagaagcataATGAATTTATGTGTCAATTGCAAGGAAGGCACCATATTTCTTTCTTCTAAGGAATGCTCTAGTGAAGCACACACCGGGGAATATATCTTCGAATATGTTGACAAGTGTGTTGAAGAAATTGGGCCTCCAAATGTAATTCAAGTGGTAACCGATAATGCTTCTAACAATATGGCGGCAGCAAACATGATGAAAAAAAAGAGGCCGAatatgttttggacatcatgtgccaCTCATACTTTGAATCTCATGCTTCAAGGGATTGGTAATCTCCCTAGGTTCAAAGGAGTTATTGACAAGGCAAAGGctttcactatcttcatttaTGCACATCATAAAACTTTGGCATTGATGAGGAAGCATACCAAGAAAAGAGACATAATAAGGCCCGGAGTCACTAGATTTGCAACTTCTTTCCTCACATTGCAAAGTTTGATGGATAAGAAAAAAGACTTGAAGGTTATGGTTGCTAGTGAAGAATGGGAACAATGCAAACATGTCAAGACTACAAAGGGGAAAGTGGCATATGCTACTGTATTGAGTTCACATTTTTGGAGTGGGGTCTTACTTTGCTTGAAAGTGTTTGAACCTTTATTCAAGGTACTTCGAATTGTTGATGGGGATAAGAAGCCATCAATGGGGTTTTTGTATGGAGAGCTACAAAAAGCAAAGATGGAGATTAAAGAGACATTCAAGAACAATGAGGCCAACTATCAACCAATTCTTCAAATTATTGATGAAAAAGCTCGTGAGCGGCTTGATAGTCCATTGCATTTGGCGGGCTACCTCTTGAACCCTTattatttcttcaaaaatcaAAGCATACAACATGATCCAATTGTCATGGAGGGGATCTTTACTTGTGTTGAGAAGTTCTTCCCCGATAACTATGAGGTTCAAAACCAAGTGATAAATGTTGAGATGCATAAGTATAGAGTAAAAGAAGGTGGATTTGGAAGACATTTGGCCGAACTTGGATGCGCTGAGAATGATGAAAACTATAATCCGG ttgcATGGTGGTATAATTATGGAAATGGTGTGCCTAATTTGCAAAGGATGGCTATAAAGATACTTTCATTGACTACAAGTTCATCCggttgtgaaagaaattggagttcTTTTGAAGGTATACAtacaaagaaaaggaatagACTAGATACAACAAGGTTAAATAATTTAGTCTATGTCCAATTTAATGCAAGGATTATgaacaagaagaaaagagagaaggagaagaaggtggACATATTGCTTGCAAGTGAAGCTAGTATGGCTCAAGGATGGATTGTGGAAGGTGGTGATGAAGAGCTTGAGCTTGGCTTGGGAATTGGAGAGACATCGGAGGTAGGTAGTTCCCTAGAGCCTAGGGGGAGTTCTAAAAATATTGAAGTAAGAGAACTTCATGAAGAAGATTTTATATCGGATGAGGACacggaagaagaaggagatgatGAAGAAATTGAGTTCGAGTCCGACACGGAGAGAGTCTTTGAGGGATATGGTGAAGAAGAGTTTAATGCCTAA
- the LOC139191353 gene encoding TMV resistance protein N-like: protein MLVLKLHRDDANLIEDIVEDIFSKLIHISSSKVDGLVGMDYHMDEMKLLLRPGANDVFAVGIWGLGAIALLGKQHSFGGGSRIIITTRDMQLISGADAVYKPKKLSEPEALELFSQYAFKTHQPTRDYDRLSRLAIQHAHGVPLALKVLGALLDNRSVWEWEDVLKKTKKTQLMGIQDVRRKSFDGLDNSEKDIFLDIACFFKGMEKDCN, encoded by the exons ATGCTGGTTCTAAAACTTCACAGGGATGATGCCAATCTTATTGAAGATATTGTAGAGGATATCTTTAGCAAATTGATCCACATCTCATCAAGCAAAGTCGATGGCTTGGTTGGAATGGATTACCACATGGATGAAATGAAGTTACTATTACGTCCTGGGGCGAACGATGTTTTTGCTGTTGGAATATGGGGTTTGGGAGCTATAG CGTTACTTGGAAAACAACATTCATTTGGTGGTGGAAGTAGAATCATTATAACAACAAGAGATATGCAATTAATAAGTGGAGCCGATGCTGTATATAAGCCCAAGAAATTAAGTGAGCCTGAAGCTCTTGAACTCTTCAGTCAGTATGCCTTCAAAACCCACCAACCCACAAGAGATTATGATCGTCTCTCGAGGCTTGCCATTCAACATGCTCATGGTGTGCCTTTAGCGCTTAAAGTCTTGGGAGCTTTGCTTGATAACAGAAGTGTATGGGAGTGGGAAGATGTgttgaagaaaacaaagaaaacccaGCTCATGGGAATTCAGGATGTTCGTAGAAAGAGCTTTGATGGGTTAGACAACTCAGAGAAGGATATATTTCTAGATATTGCATGTTTCTTTAAAGGGATGGAGAAAGACTGTAACTAA